In Candidatus Binatia bacterium, the genomic window TCAGCGACCAGACGCGGCCGTTAGGCCGACGGGTCGATGATGAGCTTCACGGTGTCGGTCTGGTTCGAGAAGCTCTCGAAGACGTTCTGAACTTCGTCGAGCTTGTGCGGGCGGTGAACCAGCGGACCGACATTGATTCTGCGTGACGCGATCGCGTCGAGAGCTTCCTCGAAGTCGTGCTGAGTGTAGGCAATCGACGGTAGGAGGGAGATGCCCCGGTTGAACCAGTGGCCGGGCGTCATCTCGGCGGGTGAGTGGTACGACGCGACCAACACGACGCGTCCTCCGACGCGGGCGAGATGCGCGGCGCGCTCGATCGACTCCGGTCGTCCGCTTGCCTCGAAGACCACCTCGGGGCCGCCGCGGGTGAGATCGCGGATTCGGTCGTCGGCTTGATCGTCCGAGGTGAACGCACCGAGCCCGAGAGCATGGGCGCCCGCGACGCGATGAGGGCGTGAGTCCGTGCCGAACACGAGTGCGCCCTTCTGGCGTGCGATGAGACCGGCGAAGAGGCCGAGCGGTCCGAGGCCGAGAACGCCGACCCGCGTCCCGGGCTTTACATCGGCGAGTTCGACCGCATGCCATGCGACGGCCAGTGGCTCGACGAGGGCGCCGAGCTGCGCTTCGAGCATTCCGGGCAAGCGTCGGAGCGAGCTCGCCGGCGCGGTGACGAGTTCTGCGAGTCCGCCCGCGCCGCCGCCACAGCCCATCATCGCAGAGAGCCCGGGCCCGCAGAGGTTCGCCTTCCCACTCGTGCAGAGCTCGCAGCGGCCGCAGTACGGGATTGGAAGCACGGCGGCTCGGTCCCCGGCGGTCCATTCGCGGACGCCTCGCCCGACTTCGACCACGGTACCGGCGAGCTCATGCCCCAGGATTGCGCCGTCTGGGAGGAGGCGACTGCTGTAGATACTGTGGTCGGTTCCGCAGAGTCCGCATGCGGACACCGACAAAACGACCGTATTCGGCTCGGGAACCGGGTCGGGGACCGTCTCGACGGAGAATCGCCCGCCGCTGAGAATAGCTGCTCGCATGGGAAGGTCGGTTCGTCCATACTCTCCTGCCACTCACTCTTCCAGCGCCTCGCCCAACGACTGCTCCAACAACCCCCGAGAAACGAACGATGCCCAGGCCCCGCGTCCGTCTCATCAGCCGACGGTTTTCTTTTTTGCCATTGACGTCCCGGATCCTTAGAATCTGAGTCTCCTGATGCGGAATGTCATGAAGCTCGGGCTCCTGGCCCTGTTGGGGGTGGCGTTCGTGTTCGGGGCGCGATTGCTGGGGCTGGACGAGTTGCTGACTCTGGATGGGATGCGCAGCTGGGTGGACTCCTGGGGCAACCTCGGGCCGGTTGCATTCATCGGGATCTGTACCCTCGGGATCGTGCTCTATCTCCCCGAGAGCTTGCTGCTCACCTTCGGCGGCGCCTTGTTCGGCGGCTGGCCTGCCTTCGTCTACGGGTGGATTGCGACCGTCATCGGCACGACCGCGACATTTCTCATCGCGCGGTATCTGGCGCGAGACTACGTCCAGCGCACGTTCGTCGAGAAGAGCGACTGGTTCGGGCGACTGGACGCGCGGTTCTCGCAGAACGGGTTTATCTGGGTCTTTCTGCTCCGCACCGTTCTCGGCCTGGCGCCCCCTCTGAATTGGGCGGTCGGCGCGACCAGCGTCCCCTTCGGCAGCTACGCCGCGGGGACCGCTCTCGGCGTGATTCCGAACGTGGCCGTCTTCGTCTACTTCGGGGGCTCCGTAGCCGTGGCGATCGAGAACGGAGACTGGCTGACCCCGCAGGTCCTGATACCTGCCGGCCTGGTGGCAGGTTTCCTCGTCGTGGGTGTGCTCGTGGGCCGACGACTCCTCAGCGAAGACGAGGCGTCGTAGCAGGTTGTTGAAGAGCTCCGGACCGAGTGAGGTCCGCCGGTTGCCCATCGGGGCGGTCGGGCGTGCCGCATCGATCCATTTCCGCGTACGGCTCTCGATTTGGGCAGTCGGAACGGGCCCGGTAGGGAGCTCCAGCCGCGCGCGCTCACAGCCGTATGTGCCGAGCAGGGCTGCGGCCACCAGCGCTCTGCCGGCGGAGGGGAAGGACCGGATTCGCCTGGATGCCATGCCAAAGGGAGGGTCATCAATTCGACGGTGTGGCATGATTCTGACAGGGGGCGGAAAGGTTTGCCGCCTGGTCCTTCGGTATCGCCTCCAAGTTCTTTAGCGATTTCGGGCTCTGACCCTCCTGTTCCAAGTTGGAACGGATCTGGCTTTGTGTGCCGGTGGGGACCGCATGGGGACGGTCCTATGACCATTGAGGCGCCAGAGCCCGGACGGAGTCCGCCACCCAGGCTCGGCGCAGGATAGGAGAGGACGATGCGGGCAACGGCTTCGGCACGAGGAATGACGGCGATGGCGACCACGAGTGAGGCGGTCATCGGCTCGATTGCGGCTTCGACACACGCGGAGCGAACGGGCAGCAACGCCCGCAAGGCCCACGCTGGCACGCGAGGGAGTACCCGCTCGAATGCCACGGCCACCCGCGGCGAGCCCAAGCGCGCCTCCACGCGAGCGACGTCCGCGAAGGCGAAAACCGCCATTCACTACCCGGAAGAAGAAGTGAAGAACCACCTGCCGCTGGTCCGCCAGGTCGTCCAGCGCATGCTTGCTCGTAAGCCCCCCGAGATCCCGACCGAGGACCTCATAAGCTGGGGTACCATCGGCCTTCTTGACGCAATGCGTAAGTACGATTCGAAGCGCGAAGCCTCCTTCGCCACGTATGCGCAGTACCGGATCCGCGGCTCGATTCTGGACTTCCTCCGCCGCTGCGACTGGTTGCCGCGGAGCATCCGTCAGAAGTCGCACGACATGGAGGCCGCGACCCTGCGCCTCGAGCGCCGCTTCGGACGCCCCCCGGGCGACGAGGAAATCGCCAAGGAGATGGACCTCTCCCTCGGCGAGTACGCGAGCACGGTCGCGGCGCTCGGATCGTCCACGATGATCGCCCCCGGCGATCTGGCCTTCGGCCGCGGGGAGGAAGTTCTGACCGATGACCACGAGTTCTCGGACTCGGGCGATCACGGTCCCATGAAGAACGTACTCCAAAAGGAGCGCGTCGTGATCCTCGGCCGGGCCATCGAAGCCCTGCCCGAGAAGGAACGGATCGTCGTCTCGTTGTACTACTCCGAGGGCCTTACGATGAGGGAGATGGCGGATGCCATGCACCTGACCGAGGGCCGGATTTCGCAGCTCCACAGCCAGGCCATGGGCCGTCTGCGCAAGGTTCTGGCCGACACTCGGCCGGAGATCGCCTTCGATAACTGAGAATTCGGACTGCCTGGGCCAGATATGGCCCAGGCGTCTCTCCAAATAGAGCGTCGCCGCGCTAAACTTGTCTCGGTTTCCGACCGATGAAGCTTGAGATGCGCACGCGGCGTACAGAATTGTCCGGCTGGCAAGACCCTGAAAACGAGAGCTGCGAGTCCGCCACGGACCGGCCCCCGGAGAACGCCCTGGAGGCTGCCGCGGCCCGTGCCGTTCGGGTCGGAGAGCTCCGCCGTGCCCTGGCTGCCGGGACCTATCGCCCCGATGCCGGGAAGGTCGCTCAGGCCCTCCTGAAGTCCCTCACGCGTCTCGCCCTCTTCGGCGACGACCACTGAATCTCCCCGCCTTGCGTGGCGGGTAAGGCGACGGTAGCCGGAGAGGAATGGCCGGTTCCGATAGATTTCTCGTGGGTTGCGCGCAGATGTGCGTCTCCGACGACAAGAACCGGAACCTGAGCGCCGCCGAACGGCTCGTCTCTGATGCGGCTCGTCGCGGCGCCCGGCTGGTCGTACTGCCCGAGATGTTTCTGTGGCGGGGCCCGGAGAACGACATTCCGGCAGCAGCGGAGACCCTCGACGGTCCGTCGGTCGCTCGCCTGGCCGCCCTCGCCCAGAGTACGAGTGTCACCCTGGTCGCCGGCTCGTTCTACGAGCGCTGCGCGAGTGGTGGCCTGCCGTTCAACACGACGGTGGTGTTCGGCCCCGACGGGGGCCGGCTCGGAGTCTATCGCAAGATTCATCTCTTCGACGTTTCGATTCCGGGCCGGGTCGAGGCTCGTGAATCGGACCGGATGCGCGCGGGGGACGACGTCACCTGCGTCGACACGCCGCTCGGTCGGCTCGGCCTCAGCATCTGTTACGACCTGCGGTTCCCGGAGCTCTACCGCCGGCTCGCCGGCGACGGTGCGACGATGGTCTGCGTACCGTCTGCATTCACGCACGCGACGGGCGCGGCGCACTGGGAAGTTCTGCTCCGCGCCCGCGCGATCGAAAATCAGATCTACGTGATCGCGCCCAATCAGGTCGGACCGACGAAGGACGGCCCCCAGGTGTGGGGAGGATCGTCCATCATCGATCCCTGGGGTGCAGTGCTCGCGCGCGCGTCCGACGTCGAGACCGTCATCACCGCGGAGATCGACCCGCAGCACCAGGCCGACGTTCGCGCCGGGCTCCCGTGCGCGCAGCACGCCCGACTCACGTCGGGTGGAGAATTGAAAAATCGTGTCGCTTCGTGATCCGAAAGCACCGGTGAAGCCGTTCTTCCGCGTGGTCACGCCTGCGGAAGCGCGGGAGTCGTTCGGGCGGGTGGGCAGTGTCGGCCGTGAGACCGTTCGGGTCGAGGAGTGCGCTGGACGAGTGCTGGCGGAGACGCTCTACGTGCCCGAGGATCAGCCGAGCTTCGACCGCGCGCACATGGACGGCTACGCCGTGCGCGCGCGAGACACATTCGGCGCGTCCTCCTCGATCCCGACGTACTTGAAGCTCTCCGGTGCGGTGGAGATGGGTAAGGCGCCGGAAGCCGCGTTGCGCCGTGGATGCGCGATGCGCATCGCGACCGGCGGGATGCTCCCCGAAGGCGCCGATTCTGTCGTGATGATCGAGTACACCGAGGAAGTCGCGGGCGGTCAGGTCGAGGTCCAGAAGTCGGTATCGCCCTGGGAGCACGTGATCCGGATCGGCGAGGACATCGCGGCAGGTGCGGAGGTCTTTCCGGTCGGTCGGCGTCTGCGTCCGCGCGACGTCGGTGCCCTCACGGGAATCGGCGTGACGTCCGTGCCGGTTTACGCGCGGCCTCGCGTCGCGCTGATCGGGACCGGCGACGAGGTCGTCGATCCCGCGACGACGCCGAAGCCGGGTCAGGTGCGCAACGTAAATCAGTACTCGCTCTGCGCGATGGCGTCCGACGCCGGCGCCGACGTGCACGACCTCGGGGTCTGCCCCGATGAGCCGGAGACCTTCGAGCGGCTCCTCCATCAGGGCTTGGCGGAAGCGGACGCGGTCTGGGTCTCCGGTGGAAGCTCGGTCGGTACGAAGGACATGACTCTCGACGTCATCGCCCGCGTTCCCGGCAGTGAGATCGTGTTTCACGGGATCTCGGTCGCGCCGGGGAAGCCGACGATTCTGGCGCTGGTCGAACGCGCGGATGGCGGGGTTCTCCCGATTCTCGGTCTCCCCGGACACCCGGTGAGTGCACTGGTGATCGGGGATGTCTTCGGGGTGCCGCTCCTGCGTTGCCAAGGGGGTGAGCCCGCGTCCATCGCGTTCTCGCCGCGGAGCACGAAGAGAGCTCGCCTCGCGCGAAATATCGATTCGTCGCCGGGGCGTGAAGACTACGTTCGCGTGCGCTTGCGCGGCGAGGCGGGGGAGAGTCTGGCGGAGCCGCTGCCCGGCAAGTCCGGCGCCGTCTTTTCGCTGGTACA contains:
- a CDS encoding carbon-nitrogen hydrolase family protein, with product MAGSDRFLVGCAQMCVSDDKNRNLSAAERLVSDAARRGARLVVLPEMFLWRGPENDIPAAAETLDGPSVARLAALAQSTSVTLVAGSFYERCASGGLPFNTTVVFGPDGGRLGVYRKIHLFDVSIPGRVEARESDRMRAGDDVTCVDTPLGRLGLSICYDLRFPELYRRLAGDGATMVCVPSAFTHATGAAHWEVLLRARAIENQIYVIAPNQVGPTKDGPQVWGGSSIIDPWGAVLARASDVETVITAEIDPQHQADVRAGLPCAQHARLTSGGELKNRVAS
- a CDS encoding molybdopterin molybdotransferase MoeA, translated to MSLRDPKAPVKPFFRVVTPAEARESFGRVGSVGRETVRVEECAGRVLAETLYVPEDQPSFDRAHMDGYAVRARDTFGASSSIPTYLKLSGAVEMGKAPEAALRRGCAMRIATGGMLPEGADSVVMIEYTEEVAGGQVEVQKSVSPWEHVIRIGEDIAAGAEVFPVGRRLRPRDVGALTGIGVTSVPVYARPRVALIGTGDEVVDPATTPKPGQVRNVNQYSLCAMASDAGADVHDLGVCPDEPETFERLLHQGLAEADAVWVSGGSSVGTKDMTLDVIARVPGSEIVFHGISVAPGKPTILALVERADGGVLPILGLPGHPVSALVIGDVFGVPLLRCQGGEPASIAFSPRSTKRARLARNIDSSPGREDYVRVRLRGEAGESLAEPLPGKSGAVFSLVHADGYVVVDLNREGIEAGEEIEVVLF
- a CDS encoding flagellar biosynthesis anti-sigma factor FlgM is translated as MRTRRTELSGWQDPENESCESATDRPPENALEAAAARAVRVGELRRALAAGTYRPDAGKVAQALLKSLTRLALFGDDH
- a CDS encoding VTT domain-containing protein gives rise to the protein MKLGLLALLGVAFVFGARLLGLDELLTLDGMRSWVDSWGNLGPVAFIGICTLGIVLYLPESLLLTFGGALFGGWPAFVYGWIATVIGTTATFLIARYLARDYVQRTFVEKSDWFGRLDARFSQNGFIWVFLLRTVLGLAPPLNWAVGATSVPFGSYAAGTALGVIPNVAVFVYFGGSVAVAIENGDWLTPQVLIPAGLVAGFLVVGVLVGRRLLSEDEAS
- a CDS encoding FliA/WhiG family RNA polymerase sigma factor — its product is MATTSEAVIGSIAASTHAERTGSNARKAHAGTRGSTRSNATATRGEPKRASTRATSAKAKTAIHYPEEEVKNHLPLVRQVVQRMLARKPPEIPTEDLISWGTIGLLDAMRKYDSKREASFATYAQYRIRGSILDFLRRCDWLPRSIRQKSHDMEAATLRLERRFGRPPGDEEIAKEMDLSLGEYASTVAALGSSTMIAPGDLAFGRGEEVLTDDHEFSDSGDHGPMKNVLQKERVVILGRAIEALPEKERIVVSLYYSEGLTMREMADAMHLTEGRISQLHSQAMGRLRKVLADTRPEIAFDN
- a CDS encoding alcohol dehydrogenase catalytic domain-containing protein, producing MRAAILSGGRFSVETVPDPVPEPNTVVLSVSACGLCGTDHSIYSSRLLPDGAILGHELAGTVVEVGRGVREWTAGDRAAVLPIPYCGRCELCTSGKANLCGPGLSAMMGCGGGAGGLAELVTAPASSLRRLPGMLEAQLGALVEPLAVAWHAVELADVKPGTRVGVLGLGPLGLFAGLIARQKGALVFGTDSRPHRVAGAHALGLGAFTSDDQADDRIRDLTRGGPEVVFEASGRPESIERAAHLARVGGRVVLVASYHSPAEMTPGHWFNRGISLLPSIAYTQHDFEEALDAIASRRINVGPLVHRPHKLDEVQNVFESFSNQTDTVKLIIDPSA